One genomic region from Myxocyprinus asiaticus isolate MX2 ecotype Aquarium Trade chromosome 27, UBuf_Myxa_2, whole genome shotgun sequence encodes:
- the LOC127418299 gene encoding G protein-regulated inducer of neurite outgrowth 1-like encodes MEGSVLTESEVWKVGSGTSASLNTDDRSIDYSPLMSDTVSDENLTKASENPGTTVHKGICSTIQEESEPEISEDQIKSLIPHEQQLEEDLSSTQTTIKSDEPSEPTCQQERSVNQAEELASKTEQQDLYQEIHQEITILVTNHDSILEAEEDEDFGEEKTSSSPTEPQTPTEGGGPTEDESLDGSILVANIIEVSQVQKTSISLSKCEAEGPNLPGGQAQEDNENCKSESSNGTNSEQTQHENKQSTGSSPPTKTDSSSTQASTKAEPRASVNVNDGDLNDQPMQSEAAEVNARLKKIESTESRDSGWLSQEAALSRSPGHQQHVQTQVSLEVMYQSVATSPMTPPEGSAAFIFPSSFGKLANKCSTDEAQTIETKDAELQVGLKVESRSVATAPMSPIILTAPEVIPEPEPRPGVAAEEVPEPVPEVSWDEKGMTWEVYGAVVEVAVLGTAIQKHLEKQVKKYEKKPSDLHTLIDVPYIDPTEITASTPSSPPPTSDPRETSQAKEQRKNKEEKKVTRGRRRQNPFRQWSRNVWRPSCCSRPRQDEEY; translated from the coding sequence ATGGAGGGTTCTGTTCTGACAGAAAGTGAAGTTTGGAAAGTTGGTTCAGGGACCAGTGCAAGTTTAAACACTGATGACAGAAGTATTGACTATTCACCCCTTATGAGTGACACAGTGAGTGACGAAAACCTGACCAAAGCATCTGAAAACCCTGGAACCACAGTCCACAAGGGTATCTGCAGCACCATCCAAGAAGAGTCCGAACCAGAGATTTCAGAAGATCAGATCAAGTCTTTAATTCCACATGAGCAGCAATTAGAAGAGGATTTATCCTCCACTCAAACAACAATCAAGAGTGATGAACCTTCAGAGCCAACGTGCCAACAAGAGAGGAGTGTTAACCAAGCAGAAGAACTAGCAAGTAAGACTGAACAACAAGACCTTTACCAGGAGATTCATCAGGAAATCACAATACTGGTAACCAATCATGACTCTATTTTGGAAGCTGAGGAAGATGAGGATTTTGGGGAAGAGAAAACTTCCAGCTCCCCTACTGAACCTCAGACACCAACTGAGGGTGGAGGACCAACTGAGGATGAAAGTCTGGATGGTTCCATCCTTGTGGCGAACATTATTGAGGTCAGCCAAGTCCAGAAGACAAGTATTAGTCTTAGTAAGTGTGAAGCTGAAGGGCCAAATTTGCCTGGAGGTCAGGCACAAGAGGACAATGAGAACTGTAAGAGTGAGAGCAGCAATGGGACAAACTCGGAACAAACCCAACACGAAAACAAGCAAAGCACAGGTTCAAGTCCCCCAACAAAAACAGACTCAAGCAGCACACAAGCTAGCACAAAAGCTGAACCCAGGGCCTCAGTAAATGTGAATGATGGTGATCTGAATGATCAGCCTATGCAGTCTGAGGCTGCAGAAGTAAATGCAAGACTGAAGAAAATAGAATCTACAGAATCCAGAGATTCTGGGTGGCTCTCTCAAGAGGCCGCTTTGAGTCGCTCACCAGGACACCAACAGCATGTGCAAACCCAGGTCAGTCTTGAGGTGATGTATCAGTCCGTGGCCACCAGCCCCATGACCCCTCCTGAGGGTTctgctgcattcatttttccctcCTCCTTTGGGAAACTGGCCAACAAGTGCAGTACAGACGAGGCACAGACCATAGAGACAAAAGATGCTGAGTTGCAGGTGGGCTTGAAGGTGGAATCTCGTTCAGTCGCCACAGCTCCCATGAGCCCCATCATTCTGACTGCACCTGAGGTGATCCCAGAGCCAGAGCCACGACCAGGGGTGGCTGCAGAAGAAGTGCCAGAACCTGTTCCAGAAGTGAGCTGGGATGAAAAGGGGATGACTTGGGAGGTGTACGGTGCAGTGGTGGAGGTGGCAGTGTTGGGTACAGCCATTCAAAAACACCTGGagaaacaggtgaaaaaatacgAGAAAAAACCTTCAGACTTGCACACGCTGATAGATGTTCCATACATTGACCCAACAGAAATAACTGCGTCGACCCCTTCCAGTCCTCCTCCTACATCAGACCCCAGAGAAACCAGCCAAGCCAAAGAACAAAGAAAGaataaagaagaaaagaaagtcacgAGGGGCAGGCGTCGACAGAATCCTTTTCGTCAGTGGTCTAGGAATGTCTGGCGGCCAAGCTGTTGCTCCAGGCCACGTCAAGATGAGGAATACTAA